In Nostoc edaphicum CCNP1411, the sequence GCACTAAACGTTTATTGTGCTTTCGGGCGTGTGCAATCTCTTCACGGCAGACTGTAGAAGCGACTGAATTTGGACTAATAATAAAAATAAAATTATCAGCGGCTTCAATTCCTTCATAAATTTCTTTCCGCCAATCTGCAGTGGGTGGAATTCCTTCCCAGTCCACCCAGATATCTAGCTTCTGTTGCTTGAGCGCTTCATAAAGCTTTTGAACGAACTCTTTATCTTTGCGAGAGTAGGAAATAAACGCCTCAGCCATATAAATTTCGATAAATTAAATAAAATACTGTTTTTTTACTATTTACGTCAAAATTCTATATACTTCGGAAAAAGAATTAGTTGAATGCAAGTTTCATCTATTGTTTAAATGTTCTTACTATATGATCTTTTAGAAAAATTTTCAGTAACAGATCAAAATTAGCTACTTTGGCACAAAGCTTAAAGTGAATGTTCAAATAAGGGCAAGTTTATTTCCTTTTTCATTTATTTGAACAACAATTATTTGCTTTGAAACACATCCATGTATTTTTGTCAATATATGTTCCCAAAAAGAGACGTAGCATTGCTACGTCTCTACAAGTGCAAATAGCCAAAGTGACGGGTCGCCACACCGAAGCGCTCCAGAGGTCAAGCAATGGCAAGAATAGACTGAATATTACGGTGTACAAACAAGTCCTAAAAACCTAGCTTGATAAGGCTTTCCTCGTTCCTAGGCTGCCATCCAGCCCTGACAAGTAGGCTTAAACAGAAAATGCAACGATATTGTAACGACAGCGAAAGTTGACGTTGCAAAAGTTTACATTTAGAATGGAATCGGCAAAATCCGATAAGTATTTATTCTTATTTATCCTGAAAAACTGACATTCGATGAGTATATATTCTTATCAAAAGCAAAAATTTAATCTTTATAGAGTTCAACAATGTTTACAAAAGTAAAAATTCCTTAATATAATGTAATCAAAAGCGAGAAGGAAAATTGATTGTCAGAAGTGATGAATGCTATTGAATTTCCCTGGCTAACAGCCATAATCCTCTTACCCTTGGTGGCTGCCTTAGCCATCCCCTTAATCCCAGACAAAGAAGGTAGAACTGTCCGGTGGTATGGTCTGGGAGTTGCGATCGCCGACTTCGCACTGATGATTTATGCTTTTTGGTATAACTACGACTTTCATAGTTCAACACTCCAACTTGTAGAAAACTATCCTTGGATACCGCAGTTAGGTTTGCATTGGGCTGTGGGGGTTGATGGTTTATCGATGCCCTTACTGCTTCTGACAGGCTTAATAAATACCCTCGCAATCTTCGCGGCTTGGAAAGTTACTACCAAGCCGCGATTATTTTATGGTTTGATGTTAGCGATGTACAGCGCCCAGCTTGGCGTATTTGTCGCCCAGGATTTGCTGTTGTTCTTCCTCATGTGGGAAATCGAGTTAGTGCCGGTTTACCTGCTGATTTCCATCTGGGGAGGACAAAACCGCCGTTATGCAGCTACCAAGTTCATTCTCTACACCGCCGCTGCATCAATATTTATCTTGATTGCCGGTTTTGCAATGGCATTCTCTGGAGATACCATCACCTTCGACATGGCGACTCTGGGAATGAAAGAATACCCCAAAACCTTGGAGTTGTTGGTTTATGCAGGTTTCTTGATTGCCTTCGGTGTGAAGTTACCGATTTTTCCTTTACACACTTGGCTACCCGATGCCCACGGTGAAGCATCAGCACCCGGTTCAATGATTTTGGCTGGTGTGTTGTTAAAAATGGGTGGTTATGCTCTCATCCGCTTCAATGTGGAAATGTTGCCAAATGCTCATGTGACTTTTGCCCCAGTGCTGGCAATTTTGGGTGTAGTTAACATTGTCTACGGTGCTTGCTGTGCCTTTGCCCAAACCAATCTCAAACGCCGCTTGGCTTACTCTTCAATTGCCCACATGGGATTTGTGCTGATTGGGATTGCCTCCTACACAGAACTAGGTATCAGCGGTGCAGTGCTACAAATGGTTTCCCACGGCTTGATTGCTGCTAGCTTGTTCTTCCTGTCTGGCGTGACTTACGATCGCACCCACACCTTGATGATGGATAAAATGGGCGGTATGGCCAAGGTAATGCCCAAAACCTTTGCTTTATTTACCATTGGTTCAATGGCTTCTCTCGCCTTACCAGGAATGAGTGGTTTTGTCGGTGAGTTGATGGTATTTCTGGGTATCGCCACCAGTGACGTTTACAGTTCCAGCTTCAAGGTTGTAGTTGTGCTGCTGTCAGCTGTTGGCGTAATTTTGACACCAATTTATTTACTGTCGATGCTGCGTCAAGTGTTCTACGGTGAGCAAAGTCAAGAGTTGCACTTGGATGCTGTAATATCTGATGTCAAACCCCGCGAAATATTTATTACCGCTTGTTTGCTGCTGCCAATTATCGGTATCGGCTTCTATCCCAAATTAGCAACGCAGACTTATGATGTGAAAGCAGTAGAATTAGCCGCCCATGCTCGTGAAGTTCTACCAGTCGTTGCTCATCAACAACCATCAAGTGTGTACTCGCGGATTTTCTCTGCACCAACATTGGCTACTTCTCAAGTTGAAAGTTCGATTAACATTTCTGAGTAAATTAACTTCCCATTAAGGGGTCTGCAAGTAAATTCTAAATATTAGGGGAATAAAGGGGTGGTTACGAAACCGCCCCTAAAATTTTGGAATTATTGAGTTGAAATAGATTTCTAGGTAGGGGCAATTCATGGATTGACCCTACGAGTCTGTCAATAAATAATTGATGGATAAATTCCCTGTAGAGACGGCGTTTTATCGCGTCTCTCTAAGCATCAAAATAAATTTGACAGATTACTACCATCTGGTTAAAAATTATTCAAACTTGAGGGTTCCGTCAATATTGGCAATGTGTTCATTAAGATCAATGTATGTTCCGAGATATGTCTGCCCATCAGCTCTCTCGCATTCCGCACGGAGTCTGCTAGCACCAGCTAAACCAATATTGTCGCAGGTCAGAGCAAATTTATCTCCATCCCAGTCTAATGCTCCATCAAGATTGGCGATATATGGATTTAAGTCGATAGAAGTTGTAGAAAGAGTATATCCATCAGCTTGTTCGCAAGTAGCTGTTAGGGTTGAGCCATCAATACTAATATCTTGACAAGTCTGAGAAAATTGACCAGTTGCCCAAGCGTTACCGATGACTAAATTAAAGCTCAGGAAGATAGCACACAAAAAAGTTGCACAAATTTTCAGCATTAGTCCTCTGTCTTAAAGTAGATGATTGGTTAAACTAACCAAGAGAACATTTTATACTTTTGGATTTTTCTCTATTTAAAATTAATAGTTTTTAACTATACTCAAAATCTACGAGAAAATACGTAAGCAACAAGCTTACCTACGAGAAGCTACGCGAATGATCAACG encodes:
- a CDS encoding NAD(P)H-quinone oxidoreductase subunit 4; the encoded protein is MNAIEFPWLTAIILLPLVAALAIPLIPDKEGRTVRWYGLGVAIADFALMIYAFWYNYDFHSSTLQLVENYPWIPQLGLHWAVGVDGLSMPLLLLTGLINTLAIFAAWKVTTKPRLFYGLMLAMYSAQLGVFVAQDLLLFFLMWEIELVPVYLLISIWGGQNRRYAATKFILYTAAASIFILIAGFAMAFSGDTITFDMATLGMKEYPKTLELLVYAGFLIAFGVKLPIFPLHTWLPDAHGEASAPGSMILAGVLLKMGGYALIRFNVEMLPNAHVTFAPVLAILGVVNIVYGACCAFAQTNLKRRLAYSSIAHMGFVLIGIASYTELGISGAVLQMVSHGLIAASLFFLSGVTYDRTHTLMMDKMGGMAKVMPKTFALFTIGSMASLALPGMSGFVGELMVFLGIATSDVYSSSFKVVVVLLSAVGVILTPIYLLSMLRQVFYGEQSQELHLDAVISDVKPREIFITACLLLPIIGIGFYPKLATQTYDVKAVELAAHAREVLPVVAHQQPSSVYSRIFSAPTLATSQVESSINISE
- a CDS encoding CVNH domain-containing protein codes for the protein MLKICATFLCAIFLSFNLVIGNAWATGQFSQTCQDISIDGSTLTATCEQADGYTLSTTSIDLNPYIANLDGALDWDGDKFALTCDNIGLAGASRLRAECERADGQTYLGTYIDLNEHIANIDGTLKFE